DNA from Dokdonella koreensis DS-123:
CTGGTTGTAGGCGGTGCTGGTGACCACCGCGACCAGGTCGAGCTCGGGCACGATGAAGACGTAGTTGCCGCCGTTGCCGGACATCGCCCAGGCCGGCACGTCCTTACCGTCGCGCGGGAAGTGGAAGCGCCAGATCTGGTAGCCGTATTCGGCGTCTTCGCGCGCCTGCGCGCGCACGGTCAGCATCGCGCGCGCCCAGGCCTTGGAAATCACCGGCTTGCCCTGCCAGAGGCCGTCGTCGCCCAGCATCTGGCCGAGCTTGGCCAGGTCGCGGCTGCGCAGGCGCGTGCCGCCGCCGCCCATCGCAGTGCCGTCGGGCGCGAAGTTCCAGCGGATCGCGGTGATGCCGAGCGGCTTTTCCAGCGCCGCATGGGAGAACGCCGCCAGCGGTTGCCGGACCGCGCGCTCGACCAGTGCGCCGAGCAGGAACGAGCCGGCCGTGCAGTAGGCGAAGGAGCGGCCGTGCGGGCTGTCGGCCGGCTTGCTCTCCCACGGGGCGAAGCCCTTGATCGGCAGGTCCAGCGCGAAGCGGATCCAGTCCTCGGTGACGTACATGCGCTCCTCGTTGCCGCTGGAGAACGTGTTGTCGTCGTTGCACTCCAGCAGCGAGCTCATCGTCAGCAGGTCCTCGACCGTGATCGCGTCCTTGCGCGGGTCCGGGTGCCCGAACGGGCGCTTGTCGCCGAAGTAGGCGTAGACGCGGGCCTGCGCGTCGGGAACCAGGCCGCGGTCGATCGCCGCGCCGACCAGCAGGGCGGTCAGGCTCTTGGTCAGCGACCGGGTGTCGTTGAGCTGGTCGCGGCCGCCGCCGTTGAAGTAGCGCTCGTAGACCAGCGCGCCGCGATGGGCGACGACCAGGCTGGTGACGCCCTTCCAGGTGCCGTCGGCGATCGAGGTTTCGGCGCTGGCGAACGGCTGCAGGTTCCAGCCGGCCGCGGTCGCGTCGGCGACGGCCCAGCCGTCGTCGAGCCGCTCGGGCGGCGCGTAGTCGGCGGCGGCGGCCGCCAGGGGCAGCAGGCCTGCCAGCAGCAGGGCGCGAAACGGGAATCGGGTCATGGATGGCTCCGGTGCGTGGACGAGCGGCCAGTACACGCGGCGGGCGAATGAAGTGCCGGAAACACGGCTGAAGAATCGGTGCAGGACGCTGAAGAAGGCCGGGCGCGCAGGTGAAGGACCCGCCGCGCGGGCCACCGTGGCGTCGGCGGACCGGCTCTTGAACCCGGGCGCCGTTTGTTGCCTACTGCATGCCATCGCCATCACAGGGTGTGAGGATCGGGATGGAATCCGTGCGCCGTGGCCCGAGCGTGCTGTCCCGCCGGGCCTTTTCCGCTTCTTCGCCGTGTCCGATGCGCTGCGCCGATGGCGGGCGCCCCGCGGCGTGGCCGATGGCGTTCGCCGGCCGGTGCGGTCGGCGCGGCACCGGCCGCCGGGCACCGCGTGCATCCGGCGCCCTCGCTCTCGCCGGCCCTGGCTCCTGCCGGGACGGGACGCGGTCGTGAAGAAGGCGGCCGTCGTCATCGGTGTCGACAGGACCGGCGGCGGCCTGACGCCGCTCAAGGCGGCTGCGGCCTGCGCGGCGGAAGTGGCCGCCTGGCTTGAACAGGAAGGCTACGCGGTGACCCTGGTGAACGACGCGGACGGCGAGCCGGTCACGGCGGCGCGCGTCACGGCGGCGATCCGCGCCTTCGTCACGGTGCCGCCCCGGTTCGAGCAGTTGCTGGTCTACTTCTCCGGGCACGGCTACTGGCAGGCGCGCTCGGACGTGTGGCTGCTGAGCGGCGCGCCGGAAAGCACGCAGGAAGCGATCAATCTCGAAGGCAGCATCTACGTCGCGCGCCGGTCGGGCATCCCGAACATCGTCTTCGTGTCCGACGCCTGCCGCTCGATTCCCGACGCGCGCACCGGCGCGCTGGTGAACGGCATCGACGTCTTCCCGAACTTCGCCGACGTCGACGCCGTCTCGAAGATCGACGTGTTCAAGTCGACCGTCGATGCGCAGCCGGCCTACGAGGCGACCCTCGACGGCAAGCCGCGCAGCGTGCTGACGCATGCCTTGCTGAAGGCGTTCGAGGCGCCGACGCCGGACATGCTCCTCCAGGTGCAGGAGGCCGGTGCGACGATCACGGTGGTGCCCAACCGGCGCCTGGAGCGCTACCTGCAGGACACGGTGGAAGACACCCTGGCGGCGATCAACATCGACCTGGTGCAGCAGATCGAGGCGACCGTGCCGTCCGACGACCGGGTCTACATCGCCCGGGTGCGGACGCCGGCGGCGCCGGTGCCGGACGCCCCGCGCGCCGGTGGCACCGGTGGCGTGGCGATCATCCCGCCGTCGCCCTCGCCCTCCGCGGGCAGGGCGCCGAGCCCGGCCGTACGCGGGCGCAAGGGGCTGTTCTCGCGCCGGCCTTCGGTGCCTCCGCTGCAACCGCCGCCACCGCCGCCGCGGCCGTCGCATCTGGTACGCATGCGTTTGCCGGCGCGCCAGGCTGCCGGTGCCATCGAGCGTGTCCTGGCCGGCGCGCCGCCGCTGGCCGCGGCCGGCTCGGCCGCGCCTGCCCTGGCCTTGCGCGCACCGTCCGGTCCGGTCGATCACATGGAAACCGGATGCGGCTTCTCGATCCGCGGCGCCGTGGTGGCCGAAGCGCTCTGCACCCGGCGCCACGGCGCCGCGCGGACCGAGCTGCTCGCGCCGGGCGATGGCGGCGACGCGGTCGGTATCGTCCGGCTCCATCTGGCCGCGCCCGGCGAGTCGGTGCTGCTGCGTTTCGCCGATGGCCGCGGTGCGATCGTCGCCGCACTGGCCGGATTCATCGGGCACGTGGCCGTCGAGGCGGAAGGCGTGGCCAACGTCAGCTACGTGCCCTCGTCCAACACCGCGCGATGGCCGGCCTACGCCGAGCGGCGCGAGTCTCTCGATCGCCTGCGCGCCTGGGTCGCGCTGGCGGCCGACCGCCGGACCTTCCGCCTGCGCTCGGTGGAGGAGGCGGCAGGGCTGGCGGACCAGATCCGCATCGACAAGGCGCTGGATCCGACGCTCGGGCTCTACGCCGTGCACGCCTACACGCAGGCGGGCGACATCGCGCGTGCGCGCGACGTGGCCCTGCACCTGCGCGAGGACCTCGGCGCGGAGCTGTTCGACGTGCGCGTGCTGACCGCGCCGGCGGCCGATCCGTCGCCGCCGCTGCTCCCGTTCTGCCCGCTGCTGACGCAGACCTGGAGCCTGGTGCGGCCCAGCGGCATGGCGCTGGGCCCGGTGCTGGCCGAGGCATCGGGATACCTGTGCGATTCGCTGTGGACCACGTTCGAGCCCCAGGGCGCGGACCTTCTTCGAGACGCAATGGAGCAAGGGAGGCTGGCATGAGGATTCTGCTGATACACGGGCGTTCGCAAGGCGGCAAGGACAAGGACCTGCTGAAGCGGACCTGGGTCGAGACACTCGACGCCGGCCTGCAGGCGGCCGGCGCGGCGCTGCCGCAGGACGTGGCGTTCGACTTCCCGTACTACGGCGACAAGCTCGACGAACTGACGGCGGCCGCGGACTTGCCAACGCCGGACGAGGTCGTCGCGAAGGGGCCGGGCCAGAACCGCAAGTTCGAGCTGTTCATGCAGCAGGCGCTCGACGAGATCTACACCGACTCGGACCTGACCGAGGCCGAGGTGGAAGCGCAGATGGACCCGGACGGGCCGCGCGAGAAGGGCCCGCAGAACTGGCGCTGGGTGCAGGCGATCGCGCGCGCGATCGACAAGCGCTTCACCGGGCAGGCGTCATGGACGATCGAGAAGTTCCTGCGCGACGTCTACCTGTACGTGAACATCCCGCGGGTGACGAAGGAGGTCAACGCGATCGTCGAGGAACTGCTCACCGACGAGCCGACCGTCGTCGTCGGCCACTCGCTCGGCACCGTGGTCGGCTACAAGGTCATCGCCGACAACCTGCTGCGGATGCACCTGTGCAAGTACGTCACGGTCGGGTCGCCGCTCGGGATGCGAGCGATCAGCGCCAAGCTGGGCGTCCCGAAGAACCTGGCCGCGCAGGGCTGGTACAACGCCTACGACCGGCGCGACATCGTCGCGCTCAATCCGCTGGACGACACGCATTTCCCGGCCGATCCGGCCATCGTCAACAACGACAGCGTCCGCAACCAGACCGACAACCGCCACGGCATCATCGGCTACCTCAACGACGCCAACGTCGCGCGGATCATCGCCGAGGCGGCGAAGCAGTGCGCGGAGTGACCCCGGCGGGTATGGCACGCGGATCCGCGTGCTGAGCTGACGGCGCCGGCCGGAGGCAGCCGGCGCGCCGATCGGTGTTGGACTCTGGCCGCGTGCCGTCGAAGAACAATGTTTTCGCCCACAGGCGGGCTCGTTCTGCTTCGGCTTCGGCTTCGGCTTCGGCTTTGGCTTTGGCTCTTGGCTTTTTCGCCCTAAAGCAAGCCGAGCATCGCAGGGCGAGGAGGCCGCAGAGGCGCCCCGTGTTTGAGCGAAGCGAGCTGGGGTGCCGGGCTTGTAGGTGGCTACGAAACCCGGGGCGATTCATACGCCATCGGCGAGTTCGCCAAAACGCTGGCCGCACGCGGCTTCGTGCCGAGCATGAGCCTAATGGGTAACTGCTGGGAGCGCGCAGCCTGCCCTCGGGGCATAGCGCGGCGGTCGAGAGTTTCTTCGCCACGCTCAAGAACGAGGAAGCCACCGGTGTATACGCCACCAAGGCGACTGCTCATGCTGCCATCGCCCGCTACATCCACGGCTTCTACAAGCCTAGTCGCGAATGCCGGCGCGCAGATGGTCCGGATCGGCGGCCAAGCGGGCATAGTCGAGGTGGTAGCGGCCGCGCTGCTCCCGTGGCCGCGTGGCCTCCTGGGCGACCAGATGCTCGATGACGTCCATCTGCCGTAGCGCGGCGGCGAGGCGCGCCTTCTCTGACGCGGTGTCGCCGGCCTGGGCGCGGACCGGCGAGCCCAGCCCAAGCGTCAAGACCAGGATTGCGCCGAGGACACAGTGCCAGTTCGTAGCAGAGTGGTGGGAGAGCAACATCGACCAGTCCACGATTCGCGAGGAAGGACGACATGCTCGTGATGGACGCGCGGCAACGCCGCAAAGAATACGGAATGGACCGCGACCGGATTTGCCCGACAGCGAAACCTACTTCATTGGCAGCCGTGAGCGTCCCCGCAACCCCGCGAGGATTGACTGCTCCAGTCCAGTCGGCTGCATATGGATGGCTCTATGAATCGCAGCATGAGGCTCCTGCCCACCAATGGCGGTCTCTCTCTGTGCGAACATCGATGGGATGACGACGTGGTGTTCTGCCTCAACGCTGCTCGCTGCTGTACTCCTCAAAACTGGAAAATGAGCGATGCCCCTTGGCCGAGTTCGACTTGGCGATGCGGGTCCTGGCAATGCGCCGTTGGAGATAGGTGCAAAGCGCACCGAAATTCTCCATCGCGACGAGCTTCCAGGGTGCTTTAAAGTTGGTTTCGATGTTCTTCGAAATCGCGCCGTAGCTGAACTTGGTCCCGCGCGTCTTGTCTGCGCCGGCAAACTCGTTGTAGCGCCTAATCAGATGCTGGACATATCTACTCGCCGACTGATCCGCCCCAATCGTCCCCGGCGGCGCGTTGATCTTAATAGTCGTTTTCGTTGTCTTCAGATTGACTGTCTGTGCAAGGATCGCCCCTGGGCTATCGATCGCGACATTGCCCAGGTTGTGGTGGACCTCGATCATTTTCAGATCGTTGAGAAGCTTTCTTGCGCAAAACATGTCGGCTGCCTGCTCGATGCGGCCCGCCATTTTCTCGTGAGTCGCCTTGATCTTCATCAGGGCCTCGACCGGGTACGCATTCGGGTCGGAATCCACCACGTTGTGATGGCGTCGACAGAGGAGGACGAGGTTATCGAAGCCGTTCCGATCTTCTTCGGTCTGCGTCCTGTCGAATCGCGGACCTCCGGTCGCTCTTGCCTTGATATGGCAGATTTCACCTGTGATAGTTCCGACGCTCTCCACGATGGGCAGAGAACAGCCCGGGAATGCGCACACGTTCCCGGACATCGCAAAGAGTCTCTTGATCGTCCTATCATTTGGACCTGACACGCCACCTCCTTCGGTTTCGAGTGAACTACATACATCCACGTTTGCAGCCGAGCCAGGACGGCCTCGCCTGAATGAACTGTTCGGCCTCGCTCCCGCCTGCGATGGCCCATCCGATGCTTGGGTCGTTGCCGGCTGTTCGTGAGCACTTGTAGCGCACCAACTCCTTGCCTGGCACGCTTGTGTTGTCGATTAGCTGGCGTCCATCTTGGGAGAGTGTGAAATTTGCGGTCGAAAGCCATGTCTCACCCTCACCAGACAGCTCAGCGATCAGTGCAATCTCGATCTCCCCGTGAATCACGACAGCTTTGATTGGCCCCTCGCTCTCCCAATACGCGATGTGGCCAGGAGCGATACGAAGAATCATATCGTCTGCGTTAGAGCCGCAAGAGTCAGGGCTGCCAGCCCACTGCCCAATGAAACGATCTGGCACGGTGGCTATGCCGCTACCCGCAAGAGGTGAAAGTGGCAGTAGCAACGTGGCTATGAAAAGGGAAGTCTTCATTC
Protein-coding regions in this window:
- a CDS encoding caspase family protein translates to MDGSGAWTSGQYTRRANEVPETRLKNRCRTLKKAGRAGEGPAARATVASADRLLNPGAVCCLLHAIAITGCEDRDGIRAPWPERAVPPGLFRFFAVSDALRRWRAPRGVADGVRRPVRSARHRPPGTACIRRPRSRRPWLLPGRDAVVKKAAVVIGVDRTGGGLTPLKAAAACAAEVAAWLEQEGYAVTLVNDADGEPVTAARVTAAIRAFVTVPPRFEQLLVYFSGHGYWQARSDVWLLSGAPESTQEAINLEGSIYVARRSGIPNIVFVSDACRSIPDARTGALVNGIDVFPNFADVDAVSKIDVFKSTVDAQPAYEATLDGKPRSVLTHALLKAFEAPTPDMLLQVQEAGATITVVPNRRLERYLQDTVEDTLAAINIDLVQQIEATVPSDDRVYIARVRTPAAPVPDAPRAGGTGGVAIIPPSPSPSAGRAPSPAVRGRKGLFSRRPSVPPLQPPPPPPRPSHLVRMRLPARQAAGAIERVLAGAPPLAAAGSAAPALALRAPSGPVDHMETGCGFSIRGAVVAEALCTRRHGAARTELLAPGDGGDAVGIVRLHLAAPGESVLLRFADGRGAIVAALAGFIGHVAVEAEGVANVSYVPSSNTARWPAYAERRESLDRLRAWVALAADRRTFRLRSVEEAAGLADQIRIDKALDPTLGLYAVHAYTQAGDIARARDVALHLREDLGAELFDVRVLTAPAADPSPPLLPFCPLLTQTWSLVRPSGMALGPVLAEASGYLCDSLWTTFEPQGADLLRDAMEQGRLA
- a CDS encoding serine hydrolase domain-containing protein, with product MTRFPFRALLLAGLLPLAAAAADYAPPERLDDGWAVADATAAGWNLQPFASAETSIADGTWKGVTSLVVAHRGALVYERYFNGGGRDQLNDTRSLTKSLTALLVGAAIDRGLVPDAQARVYAYFGDKRPFGHPDPRKDAITVEDLLTMSSLLECNDDNTFSSGNEERMYVTEDWIRFALDLPIKGFAPWESKPADSPHGRSFAYCTAGSFLLGALVERAVRQPLAAFSHAALEKPLGITAIRWNFAPDGTAMGGGGTRLRSRDLAKLGQMLGDDGLWQGKPVISKAWARAMLTVRAQAREDAEYGYQIWRFHFPRDGKDVPAWAMSGNGGNYVFIVPELDLVAVVTSTAYNQRFAHPQSQGIFRDVVLKALPAERN
- a CDS encoding alpha/beta fold hydrolase, encoding MRILLIHGRSQGGKDKDLLKRTWVETLDAGLQAAGAALPQDVAFDFPYYGDKLDELTAAADLPTPDEVVAKGPGQNRKFELFMQQALDEIYTDSDLTEAEVEAQMDPDGPREKGPQNWRWVQAIARAIDKRFTGQASWTIEKFLRDVYLYVNIPRVTKEVNAIVEELLTDEPTVVVGHSLGTVVGYKVIADNLLRMHLCKYVTVGSPLGMRAISAKLGVPKNLAAQGWYNAYDRRDIVALNPLDDTHFPADPAIVNNDSVRNQTDNRHGIIGYLNDANVARIIAEAAKQCAE
- a CDS encoding RAQPRD family integrative conjugative element protein — its product is MLLSHHSATNWHCVLGAILVLTLGLGSPVRAQAGDTASEKARLAAALRQMDVIEHLVAQEATRPREQRGRYHLDYARLAADPDHLRAGIRD